Within the Thermostichus lividus PCC 6715 genome, the region AAATGTGCGTAGGGTAAGAGCCACCGCCAGAGACACAAGGGCAATATAGGTCAACATCGATGCACTTTCACCATCGACCAGCGTCGGCAGAACCAAAAGCAAAATTTGCGTCGCCAATAACTGAGTATATTTATTCTCAAGGATGAAATGATGTGGTTTGTAAGCCATGGGACAACACCAGTGGCAGGATGGGTGGCTCTCCTTACAAAAACAAAAAAGTAAGGGGCAAAGGATTGCTCTTACAATACGGTAAAGCTATTGTCGCGTACAGATGCAGCAACCCCGTAAAATAGAGGTTGAATGGCTAGAGGATGCAGTAGTCTTGAGTAAAGCGGAACGGGATGCCTTGGACAACAAACTGTCGCAGCGGTTTATTCACCTTGATCCAGCGGGTTACTTCATCATCTACATTGATCACGAGCAGCAACGTATCTGGATGAAGCACTACCCCAATGCCATCAATGAAAAAGGCTTAGCCGTTGATCCACAGACGGGGGAACCTATCCCCACTAAGGGGAAGGTACTGCGGGAACCGGATGTGGTTCTCAGCGGTCGTACGGCAAAGGAGTTGTGCATTGAACTCTTTGAAAAAGAGCGAAAGTTCGTCACAATGTTTGACCATGCGGCTTACCTTGGCCGCGAGCTAATGCGGGCACAGTTCTGTTTGGACGCGGGCATTGACTATATTCAAGATTAGACCATTCATGATTAG harbors:
- a CDS encoding DUF4346 domain-containing protein yields the protein MQQPRKIEVEWLEDAVVLSKAERDALDNKLSQRFIHLDPAGYFIIYIDHEQQRIWMKHYPNAINEKGLAVDPQTGEPIPTKGKVLREPDVVLSGRTAKELCIELFEKERKFVTMFDHAAYLGRELMRAQFCLDAGIDYIQD